A stretch of the Vulcanisaeta souniana JCM 11219 genome encodes the following:
- a CDS encoding AbrB/MazE/SpoVT family DNA-binding domain-containing protein, whose translation MMTSRLRLVRVSRRLLISLGTHVKSSSPVRVMILLPRTGEVVKFVARTFKDGKTITVRLPAPLARAYGIQPGDEVVVLGIEELESIESISNNNLATAQPLSVSRS comes from the coding sequence ATGATGACAAGTCGGTTAAGGCTGGTGAGGGTCTCGAGGAGGCTTCTAATAAGCCTCGGTACTCACGTTAAGAGTAGCTCCCCTGTCAGGGTGATGATACTCCTACCTCGCACTGGCGAGGTTGTTAAGTTCGTGGCGAGGACTTTTAAGGATGGGAAGACAATCACCGTTAGATTGCCCGCGCCATTGGCGCGGGCTTACGGCATTCAGCCGGGTGATGAGGTTGTGGTACTGGGCATAGAGGAGCTTGAGAGTATTGAGTCAATCTCGAATAATAATTTAGCCACTGCCCAGCCCCTTTCCGTGAGTCGCAGTTGA
- a CDS encoding AbrB/MazE/SpoVT family DNA-binding domain-containing protein yields the protein MPIIADPLIGLIRIGRNPELMVRRGARGFNVTSMPYEARVYINNQVLVPASLSRALGINHYRNAIITIEYNGFRTQFRVKLLRTRNTDSRQFTIPRSVREAYGIKPLDTVRVVSIEPGNGEKATG from the coding sequence ATGCCCATTATCGCGGACCCGCTAATTGGGCTAATTAGGATTGGCCGTAACCCGGAATTAATGGTCAGGAGGGGTGCAAGGGGCTTTAACGTGACGAGCATGCCCTACGAGGCTAGGGTCTACATTAATAATCAAGTCCTAGTACCAGCCAGCTTGAGTAGGGCACTGGGCATTAATCATTATAGGAATGCCATCATCACGATAGAGTACAATGGCTTTAGGACTCAATTTAGGGTGAAGCTCCTTAGGACTAGGAATACTGACTCGAGGCAGTTCACGATTCCGAGGAGTGTTAGGGAGGCTTATGGGATTAAGCCCCTCGATACCGTGAGGGTGGTTAGTATTGAGCCAGGCAATGGCGAGAAGGCTACTGGGTAG